A portion of the Tiliqua scincoides isolate rTilSci1 chromosome 3, rTilSci1.hap2, whole genome shotgun sequence genome contains these proteins:
- the LOC136645436 gene encoding ovocalyxin-32-like produces MPRLPLPAALLLLCAALAASSPRLVWKDQLLRPSSPQVLRVSRAALSYRNVREGSPSAVRALGHVTRVSSKIIPGLGRKYFLQFTTKDPQTKQNLGTCFATVFYMKKTPKPDVTISCSNTKDSAEQFQEDLSLYSRISDVSHPSLDQVWALVSLGSNHIEWELSTEDLGYFLKDIKNVKQQKKYGGSLELYFTVVLDNDALEPPTSCYVRLNWLPGTPANVKYDCSSEDESSGSEDGSGEYVDLGSGIYTDLEKNF; encoded by the exons ATGCCGCGCCTGCCGCTGCCcgcggcgctgctgctgctgtgcgcCGCCCTGGCCGCGTCCTCGCCCCGCCTGGTGTGGAAGGACCAGCTGCTGCGCCCCTCCAGCCCGCAGGTGCTGCGCGTCTCCCGCGCCGCGCTCAGCTACCGCAACGTCCGCGAGGGCTCGCCCAGCGCTGTCCGGGCGCTCGGCCACGTCACCAGGGTCTCCTCCAAG ATTATCCCAGGACTTGGACGAAAATACTTCTTGCAGTTTACTACAAAAGACCCTCAAACCAAG CAAAATCTGGGGACATGCTTTGCAACTGTGTTCTACATGAAGAAAACCCCCAAGCCAGATGTTACTATTTCTTGCTCTAATACCAAAGACTCTGCTGAACAATTTCAGGAGGACCTCAGCTTGTATTCAAGAATTAGTG ATGTTAGCCATCCCTCCCTGGATCAAGTGTGGGCTTTGGTCAGTCTTGGCAGCAATCACATTGAATGGGAATTATCAACTGAGGACTTGGGTTACTTCCTGAAAGATATCAAGAATGTGAAACAGCAG AAAAAATACGGTGGTTCACTTGAACTTTACTTTACTGTTGTGCTTGATAATGATGCCTTGGAG CCTCCTACTTCCTGCTACGTGCGCTTAAACTGGCTGCCTGGCACACCTGCCAACGTGAAATATGACTGCTCATCTGAGGATGAATCGTCAGGGTCTGAAGATGGTTCTGGAGAATACGTGGACCTTGGTAGTGGTATTTATACTGATCTGGAAAAGAATTTTTAA